A single Streptococcus thermophilus DNA region contains:
- a CDS encoding VirD4-like conjugal transfer protein, CD1115 family, with protein MYSRQKAFVFGLLGLAFGYFCHRLTLLYDSLTNAPPMERFAYLLGEGLNQVFNPLWLFSFTQKSLLAFILWVLTMTLVYLYVSSGQKVYREGEEYGSARFGTSKEKRNFYSKNPFNDTILARDVRLTLLEKKKPQFDRNKNLIVIGGSGAGKTFRFVKPNLIQLNCSNIVVDPKDHLAEKTGKLFLENGYQVKVLDLVNMTNSDGFNPFRYVETENDLNRMLTVYFNNTRGSGSRSDPFWDEASMTLVRAIASYLVDFYNPPGSSKQEQEVRRKRGRYPAFSEIGKLIKLLSKGDNQDKSVLEVLFEDYAKKYGHENFTMRNWADFQNYKDKTLDSVIAVTTAKFAFFNIQSVIDLTQRDTMDLKTWGTQKTMVYLVIPDNDTTFRFLSALFFSTVFSTLTRQADVDFKGQLPIHVRSYLDEFANVGEIPDFAEQTSTVRSRNMSLVPILQNIAQLQGLYKEKEGWKTILGNCDSLLYLGGNDEETFKFMSGLLGKQTIDVRSTSRSFGQTGSSSTSHQKIARDLMTADEVGNMKRDECLVRIAGVPVFRTKKYFPLKHKNWKWLADKESDERWWHYHINPLTAEEELDLSGHKIRDLSTETTLH; from the coding sequence ATGTATTCCAGGCAAAAAGCATTTGTCTTTGGTCTCTTGGGTCTCGCCTTTGGCTATTTCTGCCATCGTCTAACTCTACTCTATGATAGTTTAACCAATGCCCCACCTATGGAACGATTTGCCTACCTCTTAGGAGAGGGGTTAAATCAGGTTTTCAATCCTTTATGGCTATTTTCCTTTACTCAAAAATCTCTTCTTGCCTTTATCCTTTGGGTTCTAACGATGACACTAGTCTATCTTTATGTATCGTCAGGACAGAAGGTCTATCGAGAAGGGGAAGAATACGGTTCTGCACGATTTGGAACCAGTAAGGAAAAGCGGAACTTTTACAGTAAGAATCCTTTTAATGACACGATTTTGGCTCGTGATGTTCGTCTAACCTTGTTGGAAAAGAAGAAACCCCAGTTTGACCGAAATAAAAACTTGATTGTCATTGGGGGTTCTGGTGCAGGTAAGACCTTTCGCTTTGTGAAGCCCAATCTTATCCAACTTAACTGTTCCAATATTGTCGTAGATCCTAAAGACCATTTGGCTGAGAAGACAGGTAAACTCTTTTTAGAAAACGGTTATCAGGTCAAGGTTTTAGATTTGGTTAATATGACCAATTCAGATGGTTTTAATCCCTTTCGTTATGTTGAGACAGAAAATGATTTGAACCGCATGTTAACGGTCTATTTTAACAATACCCGTGGGTCTGGTTCTCGTAGTGATCCATTTTGGGACGAGGCTTCCATGACATTGGTGAGAGCTATTGCCTCATATTTGGTGGATTTTTACAATCCTCCAGGAAGTTCCAAGCAAGAGCAGGAAGTAAGACGTAAGCGTGGCCGTTATCCAGCCTTTTCTGAGATTGGGAAACTCATCAAACTCTTATCAAAGGGAGACAATCAGGACAAAAGTGTTCTTGAAGTCCTGTTTGAAGACTATGCTAAGAAATATGGTCATGAGAACTTTACCATGAGAAACTGGGCGGATTTTCAGAACTACAAGGACAAGACCTTGGATTCGGTCATTGCTGTGACGACCGCTAAATTTGCCTTCTTTAATATCCAATCGGTGATTGATTTGACGCAAAGAGACACTATGGACTTGAAAACGTGGGGCACTCAAAAGACCATGGTTTATCTTGTTATTCCAGACAATGATACGACCTTTCGTTTCCTATCTGCTTTATTTTTCTCTACGGTTTTCTCCACTTTGACCAGACAGGCTGATGTTGACTTTAAAGGGCAACTGCCTATTCATGTTAGAAGCTATCTGGATGAGTTTGCGAATGTCGGAGAAATCCCAGACTTTGCCGAACAAACCTCAACAGTTCGCTCTAGAAACATGAGCTTAGTTCCTATCTTGCAAAATATTGCTCAACTCCAAGGACTTTATAAGGAAAAAGAGGGTTGGAAAACTATACTGGGGAACTGTGACAGCCTCCTCTATTTGGGTGGAAATGACGAGGAAACTTTTAAATTTATGAGTGGTCTATTAGGCAAACAAACCATTGATGTCAGAAGTACCAGTCGTTCTTTTGGGCAGACGGGTTCAAGTTCTACCTCTCACCAGAAAATTGCCCGTGACTTGATGACGGCTGATGAAGTCGGAAATATGAAACGAGATGAGTGCCTTGTACGCATTGCAGGGGTTCCTGTTTTTCGAACCAAGAAATATTTTCCACTCAAACATAAGAATTGGAAATGGCTTGCAGATAAGGAATCTGATGAACGCTGGTGGCACTATCATATCAATCCCCTAACCGCTGAGGAAGAGTTAGATTTGTCAGGCCATAAAATAAGGGATTTAAGCACAGAAACGACACTACATTAA
- a CDS encoding CPBP family intramembrane glutamic endopeptidase — translation MIRIVVFYLAIQLNGLLVSIYLKEYLTIEGIVLLQLILLSVTCLEIARHKTVQGKNMTLQKRLSWLLLGFVAMVAFAVFISFLFSVQTRNQAVLVQVGKQVPPIIFLLFLVNASVLEEIVYRQLLWEKLTFPFVQIGVTSFLFVLSHGPNQLGSWLMYSCLGLTLAAVRLKTDCMTAIALHLLWNSLAYVVTFL, via the coding sequence ATGATAAGGATAGTGGTGTTTTATCTAGCCATACAGCTTAACGGTCTTCTGGTGAGTATATACCTGAAAGAGTATCTAACAATAGAGGGTATAGTCTTGCTACAATTGATCCTATTAAGTGTTACTTGCTTAGAGATTGCCCGTCATAAAACTGTTCAAGGAAAAAATATGACATTGCAAAAACGCCTAAGTTGGTTGCTTCTTGGCTTTGTGGCTATGGTTGCTTTTGCAGTCTTCATCAGTTTCCTATTTTCAGTGCAGACTAGGAATCAAGCAGTATTGGTACAAGTAGGAAAGCAGGTTCCTCCTATTATCTTTTTATTGTTTCTGGTCAATGCAAGTGTCCTTGAAGAGATTGTTTATAGGCAGTTGCTGTGGGAAAAATTGACATTCCCTTTTGTACAAATAGGCGTGACCAGTTTTCTCTTTGTTCTATCCCATGGACCCAATCAGTTAGGGAGTTGGCTCATGTATAGCTGTCTTGGCTTGACCTTGGCTGCTGTTCGATTGAAAACTGATTGTATGACGGCAATCGCCTTACATTTACTTTGGAATAGTTTGGCTTATGTCGTAACTTTCTTGTGA
- a CDS encoding conjugal transfer protein TrbL produces the protein MIMNFTSPFVFLASEKVSSDSLFEGFQVDLESTANLVKSLADFNPTVWSYMTAITKGIMQPLGVAILAVVLVLEFSKMAKKIANSGGAMTFEAMAPMIVSYIMVAVVITNTTVIVEAIIAIASYVIEQVASLVTNGGANYDTISGIKGSGIVGKMIIGFFAILIWLVRMASIMVVNILITIRFIQLYLMIPFAPVTIPTFLSDDWRSVGIGYLKNIMVYAIQGILIFLIVSLVPLFESAGKIAVSNGAGVMESLAIMFGGLVQAILLIIALVGSQRTARSILGM, from the coding sequence ATGATAATGAATTTTACGTCACCTTTTGTATTTCTAGCCTCTGAAAAAGTATCTAGTGATAGCCTTTTTGAAGGGTTTCAAGTGGATTTAGAATCAACCGCCAACTTGGTTAAGTCACTAGCGGACTTTAATCCGACGGTGTGGTCTTACATGACAGCCATTACCAAGGGGATTATGCAGCCCTTGGGAGTAGCTATTCTTGCGGTTGTTCTCGTACTCGAATTTTCAAAAATGGCCAAGAAAATCGCAAACTCAGGTGGTGCAATGACCTTTGAAGCCATGGCACCTATGATTGTCAGTTACATCATGGTCGCGGTCGTGATTACCAATACGACGGTTATTGTGGAAGCCATTATTGCCATTGCCTCTTATGTTATTGAACAAGTGGCAAGTCTTGTCACGAATGGTGGTGCTAATTATGATACCATCTCAGGCATTAAGGGATCTGGGATTGTAGGAAAAATGATTATTGGCTTTTTTGCGATTCTCATTTGGTTGGTACGAATGGCCAGCATCATGGTTGTCAATATCTTGATTACCATTCGCTTTATCCAACTCTATCTGATGATTCCTTTTGCCCCTGTTACCATTCCGACCTTCCTTAGTGATGACTGGAGAAGTGTTGGGATTGGTTACCTTAAAAACATCATGGTCTATGCCATTCAAGGTATTTTGATTTTTCTAATTGTATCTCTTGTCCCCTTGTTTGAATCGGCTGGAAAGATTGCCGTATCAAATGGAGCTGGAGTTATGGAATCACTCGCCATTATGTTTGGTGGCTTGGTACAGGCCATATTGTTAATCATTGCCTTGGTTGGCAGTCAACGGACCGCCCGAAGTATTTTGGGGATGTAG
- a CDS encoding PrgI family protein: MNTRVFKDISKVQHRAWLGFTTRQVIFVFPAVALTILVLGLNLFYWQFGDWFVYGFVFSFTIPLMLFGVYRPNDLPFETYLKYRFHYELTVPDRTFTGRKGDQREKIKTLNETKDLF; encoded by the coding sequence ATGAACACACGTGTCTTTAAGGACATCTCAAAGGTTCAACACAGGGCATGGCTGGGATTTACAACTAGACAGGTTATTTTTGTATTTCCAGCTGTCGCCCTAACCATTTTGGTATTGGGCTTGAACCTATTTTATTGGCAATTTGGGGATTGGTTTGTCTATGGTTTTGTTTTTAGCTTTACCATTCCACTCATGTTATTTGGGGTCTATCGCCCCAACGATTTACCATTTGAAACCTATCTCAAGTACCGTTTTCATTATGAACTAACAGTACCAGATCGTACATTTACTGGAAGAAAAGGAGACCAACGTGAAAAAATTAAAACACTCAATGAAACCAAAGACCTCTTCTAA
- the dcm gene encoding DNA (cytosine-5-)-methyltransferase: MKFLDLFAGIGGFRLGMESQGHKCLGFCEIDKFARTSYKAMFNTEGEMEYHDIKEVTDHDFRQFRGQVDIICGGFPCQAFSLAGRRLGFEDTRGTLFFEIARAAKQIQPRFLFLENVKGLLNHDEGRTFATILSTLDELGYDVEWQVLNSKDFQVPQNRERVFIIGHSRRYRSRFIFPLRRENSSAHLERLGNINPSKRGLNGEVYLTSGLAPTLTRGKGEGAKIAIPVLTPDRLEKRQHGRRIKDNQDPMFTLTSQDRHGVVVAGNLPTSFDQTGRVFDISGLSPTLTTMQGGDKVPKILLREELPFLKIKEATKTGYAKATLGDSVNLAYPDSTKRRGRVGKGISNTLTTSDNMGVVVAALEYRQDKWYEVTGIVLEGKLYRLRIRRLTPRECFRLQGFPDWAYERAEGVSSKSQLYKQAGNSVTVTVIEAIAREFRRTEEEEKHEPTT, from the coding sequence ATGAAATTTTTAGATTTATTTGCTGGGATAGGCGGTTTTAGGCTAGGGATGGAATCACAGGGTCATAAATGCCTGGGCTTTTGTGAAATTGATAAATTCGCTAGAACATCTTATAAAGCTATGTTTAACACAGAAGGGGAAATGGAATACCATGACATTAAAGAGGTCACAGACCATGACTTTAGACAATTTAGAGGGCAAGTGGACATCATCTGCGGGGGATTTCCTTGCCAAGCATTTTCACTCGCAGGCAGACGATTGGGATTTGAAGATACTAGAGGGACTCTCTTTTTTGAGATTGCTCGAGCGGCCAAACAAATCCAACCACGTTTTCTATTTTTGGAAAACGTCAAAGGCCTACTCAATCACGACGAGGGACGGACGTTCGCCACAATCCTCTCCACGTTGGATGAATTGGGGTATGATGTCGAATGGCAGGTGCTTAACAGTAAGGACTTCCAAGTCCCGCAAAACAGAGAGCGGGTCTTTATTATCGGACATTCTAGAAGATACCGTTCCAGATTCATATTTCCTCTCAGAAGAGAAAACAGCTCAGCTCATCTTGAAAGGCTAGGAAATATCAATCCCTCTAAACGTGGTTTGAATGGTGAAGTCTATCTGACGAGTGGACTTGCTCCTACACTAACAAGAGGTAAAGGAGAGGGAGCTAAAATCGCCATTCCAGTTTTAACACCAGATAGACTAGAAAAACGGCAACATGGTCGTCGAATTAAGGACAATCAAGACCCTATGTTTACTTTGACCAGTCAAGACAGACACGGGGTTGTTGTCGCAGGAAATCTGCCGACAAGCTTTGACCAGACTGGAAGAGTATTTGACATATCTGGCTTGTCACCGACTTTGACCACCATGCAAGGTGGAGACAAGGTGCCAAAGATTTTACTTAGGGAGGAGCTGCCATTTCTGAAAATCAAGGAAGCCACAAAAACAGGGTACGCAAAGGCAACTCTTGGAGACTCTGTCAATCTGGCTTATCCAGACTCAACCAAACGTAGGGGACGAGTGGGAAAGGGAATATCCAATACTCTGACGACTTCAGACAATATGGGAGTGGTGGTTGCTGCTCTGGAATATCGACAGGATAAGTGGTATGAAGTCACAGGCATTGTCTTAGAGGGGAAACTTTATCGCCTGAGAATAAGACGACTGACACCAAGAGAGTGTTTCAGACTTCAAGGCTTTCCTGACTGGGCTTATGAAAGAGCAGAGGGTGTTTCTAGTAAGAGCCAACTATACAAACAGGCCGGCAATAGCGTGACTGTCACAGTTATTGAAGCCATTGCCAGAGAATTTAGAAGAACGGAAGAGGAAGAAAAACATGAACCTACTACATAA
- a CDS encoding phage tail tip lysozyme, which produces MKEDKKLVKQARQNFRSNLKSARTHYRKEVRTLKQTVPKKGRFLKSAKNSLFQGKKTELKGNLLSSQKEAEEKFLKEITYVSPKLLRVKEIKNYRLPQAQERLRTARKHLSEVKLSEKQQVVNPKFTFQKENPSLKSRFQFHQEKSFDRLSAEKDVSSAKREVKQLKKVQKSKKNSTKVKAGLGLAASESFDLVSQDDDLDGLRTLKDTSLKARRYGRFTYQAGKVAVKSGQTGVRFTKTKFSHGKERFQNFKKGKGFTRQKPLKPRRRYQTFLKHVRKQSVAGFKGIVQAIKGSMTFFSVLAGNPLTWIVSGILLILLLMMSFFMSVSGSSVIQQDEIELSKSYTHMTWEDAEHTRTNDKGITYYTKIDEVMVYMNHQYQDYKLDDFMETGGTTYKAFLSQVWTDLNGGDSIKSMSDLYKEPAYKLSDEDQEELKELTEEGNYLALQELDNPFQGQTDEDSLNMTYRYGYEVIDEKPTLHHHIILEAREGQVIVAPMDSKASLDGENVVLTSGKGVNKTKLTLFGIHSGRVSENQQVLAGDIIGETKDGTGLKVTYQKVDDDTDKLVYVNPAFYFPKVIQVQTTILPTIGQFGGDEFERAKAIYDYLKSKGATNQAIAAILGNWSAESSINPKRAEGDYLSPPIGATDSSWDDEGWLSLNGSTIYNGRYPNILKRGLGLGQWTDTADGSRRHTLLLEYAKGKHQKWYDLGLQLDFMLHGDSPYYTNWLKDFFKNTGSPASLAQLFLIYWEGNSGDKLLERQTRASEWYYQIEKGFSQPNGGTAQSDPKSLEAVRGDLFENSIPGGGDGMGYAYGQCTWGVAARINQLGLKLKGKNGEKIPIISTMGNGQDWVRTAASLGGETGTSPQAGAILSFAGGGHGTPAEYGHVAFVEKVYPDGSFLISETNYNGNPNYTFRKLSGVDSSLSFAYTTK; this is translated from the coding sequence ATGAAAGAGGATAAAAAGCTAGTCAAACAAGCCAGACAAAACTTTCGAAGCAACTTAAAATCAGCCCGTACGCATTATCGGAAAGAAGTTAGGACCTTAAAACAGACTGTTCCTAAAAAAGGAAGATTTCTAAAATCAGCCAAAAATTCTCTGTTTCAGGGAAAGAAAACAGAGTTAAAAGGAAATCTACTCAGTAGCCAAAAGGAAGCAGAAGAGAAGTTCCTAAAGGAAATTACCTATGTTTCTCCTAAACTGTTGAGGGTAAAGGAAATCAAGAACTATCGACTTCCGCAAGCTCAAGAGCGTTTGAGGACGGCAAGAAAACATCTGTCAGAAGTGAAACTAAGTGAGAAACAACAGGTAGTTAATCCCAAGTTTACTTTCCAAAAAGAAAATCCTTCCCTGAAGTCTCGCTTTCAGTTTCACCAAGAAAAATCATTTGATCGGCTAAGTGCAGAAAAAGACGTAAGTTCTGCCAAGCGTGAGGTTAAGCAACTCAAGAAAGTCCAAAAGTCTAAGAAAAACTCTACCAAAGTCAAAGCTGGATTAGGCTTGGCTGCATCTGAATCGTTTGACTTGGTATCACAGGATGATGATTTAGATGGACTTAGAACCCTAAAGGATACTAGCCTGAAAGCCAGACGCTATGGCAGGTTTACCTATCAAGCAGGTAAGGTGGCAGTAAAAAGTGGACAGACTGGTGTGAGGTTTACCAAAACAAAATTTTCTCATGGAAAGGAACGATTCCAGAACTTCAAAAAGGGAAAAGGATTCACACGCCAGAAACCTCTTAAACCAAGAAGACGCTACCAAACCTTTTTAAAGCATGTGAGAAAACAAAGTGTCGCAGGTTTCAAAGGAATCGTCCAAGCCATTAAGGGAAGTATGACTTTCTTTTCTGTACTTGCGGGAAATCCTTTGACTTGGATTGTCTCAGGCATTCTCTTGATACTCCTTTTGATGATGAGCTTTTTCATGAGTGTCTCAGGTAGCAGTGTCATTCAACAAGATGAGATAGAATTGAGTAAGAGCTACACCCATATGACGTGGGAAGATGCGGAGCATACAAGAACCAACGATAAAGGGATTACCTACTACACCAAGATTGATGAGGTCATGGTTTACATGAATCATCAATACCAAGATTACAAGCTTGATGATTTCATGGAAACGGGTGGTACGACCTACAAAGCATTTCTCAGTCAGGTGTGGACGGACTTAAATGGTGGAGATTCTATTAAATCCATGTCTGACTTGTATAAGGAACCTGCTTACAAGCTGTCTGATGAGGACCAAGAAGAACTAAAGGAGTTGACCGAAGAAGGCAACTATCTAGCCCTTCAAGAATTGGACAATCCCTTTCAGGGACAGACCGATGAGGATAGCTTAAACATGACCTACCGATATGGTTATGAGGTCATTGATGAGAAACCAACGCTTCATCACCATATCATCTTAGAAGCAAGAGAAGGTCAAGTCATTGTGGCTCCGATGGATAGCAAGGCATCTCTTGATGGAGAGAACGTTGTTTTGACATCTGGTAAGGGAGTGAATAAGACTAAACTAACCTTGTTTGGCATTCATTCAGGCCGAGTGAGTGAAAATCAACAAGTCTTGGCAGGAGACATTATTGGTGAGACCAAGGATGGAACGGGTCTAAAAGTCACCTATCAAAAAGTTGATGATGACACGGATAAGTTGGTCTATGTCAATCCAGCTTTCTACTTTCCAAAAGTGATTCAGGTTCAGACCACCATTCTTCCAACTATCGGTCAGTTTGGCGGCGATGAGTTTGAGAGAGCCAAGGCAATTTATGACTATCTTAAAAGCAAAGGTGCGACCAATCAAGCTATCGCAGCCATTCTGGGAAATTGGTCGGCAGAATCTTCCATTAATCCAAAACGAGCTGAAGGCGACTATCTTTCTCCCCCTATTGGTGCGACAGACAGTTCGTGGGATGATGAGGGTTGGCTCTCACTTAATGGTTCAACTATATACAATGGACGTTACCCAAATATTCTCAAACGTGGTTTAGGTTTAGGCCAATGGACAGATACCGCGGATGGTTCACGCAGACATACTTTATTGTTGGAATATGCCAAAGGAAAACATCAAAAGTGGTATGACTTAGGGTTACAACTGGATTTCATGTTGCATGGGGATAGTCCTTATTACACCAACTGGTTAAAGGACTTCTTCAAAAATACAGGTAGTCCAGCTAGTCTTGCCCAACTCTTTCTCATTTACTGGGAAGGAAATAGTGGTGATAAACTACTTGAACGCCAGACAAGAGCAAGTGAGTGGTATTACCAAATTGAAAAAGGCTTTAGTCAACCTAACGGTGGGACAGCACAAAGTGATCCAAAATCTTTAGAAGCTGTACGAGGAGACCTCTTTGAAAACTCTATTCCAGGAGGTGGTGACGGTATGGGATATGCTTACGGCCAATGTACTTGGGGAGTCGCAGCCCGTATTAACCAACTGGGTCTAAAACTCAAAGGTAAAAATGGTGAGAAGATTCCAATTATCAGTACCATGGGCAATGGCCAAGATTGGGTACGAACAGCCGCAAGTCTCGGTGGAGAGACAGGGACAAGTCCGCAAGCAGGAGCTATACTTTCATTTGCGGGAGGAGGACATGGCACACCAGCAGAATACGGACATGTGGCTTTTGTGGAGAAAGTCTACCCAGATGGCTCATTCCTTATTTCAGAAACCAACTATAATGGCAATCCCAACTACACCTTCCGTAAATTATCTGGAGTTGATAGTAGCTTGAGTTTTGCTTATACGACGAAATAA
- a CDS encoding VirB4-like conjugal transfer ATPase, CD1110 family produces the protein MKKLKHSMKPKTSSNDKNQKTKIQKQEIRPSTVNTLAYQGLFQNGLMQVSPSYFSQTYLLGDVNYQTVGLDDKGAIVEKYSDLINSLDDKTNFQLTIFNQKVNLEKFRKSILYPLQEDGFDAYRDELNRMMDANLEAGENNFSAVKFLTFGKSDQTPKLAFRSLSQIGEYFKSGFSEIDVSLGLLGGEERVNDLADMLRGENHLPFSYKDLTLSGQSTKHFIAPTYLSFKHKNHIELDDRLLQIVYVRDYGMELGDKFIRDLMQSDLEVMISLHAKGSTKSETMTKLRTKKTLMESQKIGEQQKMARTGIYLEKVGHVLENNIDEAESLLQTMTQTGDKLFDTVFLIGVLADTEDQLKQSLDIIKQVAGSNDMIIDNLTYMQEAAFNSLLPFGKNYLEGVSRSLLTSNIAVNAPWTSVDIQDKGGKFYGINQISSNIISIDRGKLNTPSGLILGTSGAGKGMATKHEIISTKLKEADCDTEIIIVDPENEYSIIGQAFGGESIDIAPDSTTFLNVLDLSDENMDEDPVKVKSEFLLSWIGKLLDRKMDGREKSLIDRVTRLTYKHFDTPSLVEWVFVLAQQPEQEAKDLALDMELYVEGSLDIFSHRTNIKTDSHFLIYNVKKLGDELKQIALMVIFDQIWNRVVKNQKLGKKTWIYFDEMQLLLLDKYASDFFFKLWSRVRKYGAIPTGITQNVETLLLDANGRRIIANSEFMILLKQAKSDREELVHMLGLSKELEKYLVNPEKGAGLIKAGSTVVPFKNKIPQHTKLFDIMSTDPEKMRT, from the coding sequence GTGAAAAAATTAAAACACTCAATGAAACCAAAGACCTCTTCTAATGACAAAAATCAAAAGACGAAAATACAGAAGCAGGAGATCAGACCTTCTACCGTAAATACGTTAGCCTATCAAGGGCTTTTTCAGAATGGCCTTATGCAGGTCAGTCCAAGCTATTTCTCACAAACCTATCTTTTAGGAGATGTTAATTATCAAACAGTTGGCTTAGATGATAAAGGAGCTATTGTTGAGAAATATTCCGATTTAATCAATTCACTGGATGATAAGACCAATTTCCAACTGACTATTTTCAATCAAAAGGTCAATCTGGAAAAATTCCGTAAGAGTATTCTCTATCCCTTGCAGGAAGATGGGTTTGATGCTTATCGTGATGAATTGAATCGCATGATGGATGCCAACTTAGAGGCGGGTGAGAACAATTTTTCAGCCGTCAAGTTTCTTACATTTGGCAAGAGCGACCAAACACCAAAACTAGCTTTTCGTTCTCTGTCACAGATTGGGGAATATTTCAAAAGTGGCTTTTCAGAGATTGATGTATCTCTTGGTCTGCTTGGTGGAGAGGAGCGAGTGAATGACCTTGCGGATATGTTACGAGGTGAAAATCATTTACCGTTCTCTTACAAGGATTTGACCCTATCAGGTCAATCCACCAAACACTTTATTGCCCCAACCTACCTTTCCTTTAAACACAAGAATCATATTGAATTGGACGATCGATTATTACAGATTGTTTATGTACGTGACTATGGCATGGAGTTAGGGGATAAATTTATTCGAGACTTGATGCAGTCAGATTTGGAAGTGATGATTAGTCTGCATGCTAAAGGCTCTACCAAGTCTGAAACCATGACCAAGTTACGAACCAAGAAGACCTTGATGGAATCGCAAAAGATTGGGGAACAACAAAAGATGGCTCGGACAGGCATCTATTTGGAGAAGGTCGGCCATGTTCTTGAGAACAACATCGATGAAGCTGAGTCTCTTCTTCAAACCATGACCCAAACAGGAGATAAACTGTTTGATACGGTATTTCTGATTGGAGTGCTTGCGGATACTGAAGACCAACTCAAACAATCTCTTGATATTATCAAGCAAGTGGCGGGGTCAAATGATATGATTATCGATAATTTGACCTACATGCAAGAAGCTGCTTTTAATAGTCTCTTGCCATTTGGGAAGAACTATCTCGAAGGTGTTTCTCGGTCTCTATTGACTTCAAATATTGCCGTGAATGCACCTTGGACTTCCGTAGATATTCAGGACAAGGGTGGGAAATTTTATGGCATCAATCAAATCTCAAGTAATATCATCAGTATTGACCGTGGCAAGTTAAATACTCCGTCAGGTTTGATTTTAGGGACCTCTGGAGCTGGCAAAGGGATGGCGACAAAACATGAAATCATCTCTACTAAGCTCAAGGAAGCAGATTGCGATACTGAAATTATTATTGTTGACCCAGAAAACGAGTACAGCATTATCGGTCAAGCCTTTGGTGGGGAGAGTATCGATATTGCCCCAGATTCTACCACCTTCTTAAATGTCTTAGATTTATCAGATGAGAATATGGATGAGGATCCGGTTAAGGTTAAGTCCGAATTTCTCTTGTCTTGGATTGGAAAGCTCTTGGACCGCAAAATGGATGGTCGTGAAAAGTCCTTGATTGACCGTGTGACACGACTCACCTATAAGCATTTTGACACACCATCCTTGGTCGAATGGGTCTTTGTCTTAGCTCAACAACCTGAACAGGAAGCTAAGGACTTGGCACTGGATATGGAACTCTATGTGGAAGGGTCGCTGGACATATTTTCACATCGGACCAATATTAAAACAGACAGTCATTTCCTGATTTACAATGTCAAAAAGCTAGGCGATGAATTAAAACAAATTGCCCTCATGGTTATCTTTGACCAAATTTGGAATCGGGTGGTAAAAAATCAAAAACTAGGGAAGAAGACCTGGATATACTTTGATGAGATGCAGCTTCTCTTATTAGACAAGTATGCCTCTGATTTCTTCTTCAAACTTTGGAGTCGTGTCCGTAAGTATGGGGCGATACCGACAGGCATTACTCAGAATGTAGAAACGCTTCTTTTGGATGCCAATGGCAGACGCATTATTGCTAATAGCGAGTTTATGATTCTTTTAAAACAGGCTAAGAGCGATCGCGAAGAATTGGTGCATATGCTTGGACTTTCTAAGGAACTAGAGAAATACTTGGTCAATCCTGAAAAAGGGGCAGGCTTAATTAAGGCCGGTTCCACCGTTGTCCCATTCAAGAATAAGATTCCACAACACACCAAGCTCTTTGACATCATGAGTACGGACCCTGAAAAAATGAGGACATGA